TTAAAATGGTTAGCTACCATACTTAAAATTGTTGTTTTCCCAGCCCCATCTGGACCTTCAAATGTAATAAACATTCCAGTGTTCAAACTAATACCTCCATATTAAAAAGCACATTACTCTTTATTTTTTGGCTCTGTTAAACTTGTCTGTTGATTTCCGTTCCAGGCGCGAGCGGTTCGTGGGTGTTTCGGCGAGCCTCCTCGGAGAAACGCGCCTGCGGGGTCTCCCCTGAACCATACTCCCACAGGAGTCTTCGCGCCTTCCGCTCCAATCAACAGGTTTTGAAAATTAACAATGTTCTTTTACAAAACCTATTTTATATATACCTTAACCCTGCCTTCAGTAAGCATGGAGCCTCCTTGAAATCTTGCTCCTTTTTCTAACAGACCTTGAAGTTGTATAACCGCTTCTTGTTTTATTTCTTCTCCTTTTAATAGCAATGGAATTCCCGGCGGATATGGAATAATGGTTTCTGAGCATACTTTTCCAACTGCCTGTTCTAGCGGCATAGCTACTTCAACTAAGTTTGCCAATTCCCGATATGGAATAGCTAACTCAGAGATTCTATTGTTTGTAATGAGATGTTTGCTTTCATGTTCTTGATAAGGCAAATCCTCGACTACTTTTTTCATTTTCTTCACTACATCTCCCCATGGATAGGTTTGATTTTCTTTTAGTATAGGAAGAACCAAGAGTACGTTGTATGGATCTGCTAATTCTGTATAGATTGCCTCTGCTTCCAATCTCTTTTGTAATTCAAAACCACTTAAACCGCATCTCGTTTGAATGGTTAGTTTTAATAGGTCCCCTTGAAAATTAGGAAATGCCAATACTTTTATCGCCGGAATGTTTTCCAATTCTGCTTTAAAATGATTGATGCTCGTTTGTAATGCGTCTATATCCTGCTTTGAGTATGTAGCTAAGTATTTTCTCGCTAAATCCAATGATGCCATGATAGGGTACGAGGGACTGCTGGATTGAAATATCTGCAAATAATCCTTTACTTTAATTATATCAACTAAGTGGCTGTTCACATGCAAATATGAACCCATTGTCATGGCTGGAAGTGTTTTATGTGCCGATTGAACGACCATATCTGCCCCTAATTGGACGGCTGAAGCCGGGAAGTAGGCACCGATTATAAAATGAGCCCCATGAGCCTCATCAACTAAAACAGGTATCTCGTGAAGGTGGGCTTCCTTTATAATTCCTTCCAAGTCGTAAACCATTCCATAGTAATTAGGATAAGTTAAAATGATAGCTTTTACATGAGGATATAGATTAATTGCTTCCTTAACTGTATCTACTCTAACTCCTGCAGCTACCTTCCATTCTTCGTTATATTCCGGTTCTAAAAATACAGGTCTTACTCTAGCCAGCTTTAAGGCATTTAATACAGACTTATGGCAATTCCTCTGAACGAAAACTATATCATCTTCAGAGCAAGCAGCCATGATCATCGCTAAATTGCCTACTGTTGATCCATTTATTAAAAAGAAACTTTCCTTTGTTTGAAAAAGTTCAGTTAATAGCTGTTCAGCTTCTAAAATAACACCCTCAGGTGAATGTAAGTCATCTAAGCCAGATAGCTCTGTTACATCGAGTTTTAATAGCTGTTCATAAAATAAGCTTGCATCACTTTCATTGATAAAGCCATTTTTATGTCCAGGGACGTGAAATGAAATAGGGTTCAATTGGCTATGTTTAACTAATGCGTCAAAAAGAGGTGTATTTATTTGTGTATTCATCTGCATACTTCCTTTAAAGAGTCTTATTTATTTTAACAAAAAATGTTGTCCTTTCCCCACCCATTCCAAAAAAATAAAGCCCTAAAAGGACTTATTTAAGAAAATATTTCAGGTGTCGTTATTTTCCTAAGCTGTTTAAGAAAATATTTATACTTTGGATCATTCGTATCTGTTTGTATCAAATCACTTTCACAATCCGTACAAATAAAAGAAGTATAAAGATGTATGCCCTTCGGTTTTAGATTTTCGCAAATAACGCACGTTTCCTCATAATGACTATGTGCTAAAAATGAACTCACGTCCTCCACCTCCATACATCCATTCTGCCCTTTAAATAATATTTGTATACAATTTTTTGAATTCTCCACTCATTCCATCCTGTAATATACTATGTTGTAAAGTGGAATTGGGTGTATGTCTATAGGCGATTTCTTTTAAAACAATTCGTACTTTTTATATGAACATGCTCTTTTTGAAAAAAGCACAAAAAAGACAACCCAATACAGGTTGTCTTTTCATTTGCCTGGCAACGTCCTACTCTCACAGGGACTTTCGTCCCAACTACCATCGGCGCTGAGAAGCTTAACTTCCGTGTTCGGTATGGGAACGGGTGTGACCTTCTCGCCATAATTACCAGACCTATTAAATTGAGGTTTCATTCCCTCAAAACTAGATAATGTAGAAGAAAATTCAATAAACAATTGAGTTCGCTAAAAACTTGGTTAAGTCCTCGAACGATTAGTATCAGTCAGCTCCACATGTTACCACGCTTCCACCTCTGACCTATCAACCTGATCATCTTTCAGGGTTCTTACTAGCTTGACGCTATGGGAAATCTCATCTTGAGGGGGGCTTCATGCTTAGATGCTTTCAGCACTTATCCCGTCCGCACATAGCTACCCAGCGATGCCTTTGGCAAGACAACTGGTACACCAGCGGTGCGTCCATCCCGGTCCTCTCGTACTAAGGACAGCTCCTCTCAAATTTCCTGCGCCCACGACGGATAGGGACCGAACTGTCTCACGACGTTCTGAACCCAGCTCGCGTACCGCTTTAATGGGCGAACAGCCCAACCCTTGGGACCGACTACAGCCCCAGGATGCGATGAGCCGACATCGAGGTGCCAAACCTCCCCGTCGATGTGGACTCTTGGGGGAGATAAGCCTGTTATCCCCGGGGTAGCTTTTATCCGTTGAGCGATGGCCCTTCCATGCGGAACCACCGGATCACTAAGCCCGACTTTCGTCCCTGCTCGACTTGTAGGTCTCGCAGTCAAGCTCCCTTGTGCCTTTACACTCTACGAATGATTTCCAACCATTCTGAGGGAACCTTTGGGCGCCTCCGTTACTCTTTAGGAGGCGACCGCCCCAGTCAAACTGCCCACCTGACACTGTCTCCCACCCCGATAAGGGGTGCGGGTTAGAATTTCAATACAGCCAGGGTAGTATCCCACCGACGCCTCCACCGAAGCTAGCGCTCCGGCTTCTACGGCTCCTACCTATCCTGTACAAGCTGTACCAAAATTCAATATCAGGCTACAGTAAAGCTCCACGGGGTCTTTCCGTCCTGTCGCGGGTAACCTGCATCTTCACAGGTACTATAATTTCACCGAGTCTCTCGTTGAGACAGTGCCCAGATCGTTACGCCTTTCGTGCGGGTCGGAACTTACCCGACAAGGAATTTCGCTACCTTAGGACCGTTATAGTTACGGCCGCCGTTTACTGGGGCTTCGATTCAGAGCTTCGCTTGCGCTAACCCCTCCTCTTAACCTTCCAGCACCGGGCAGGCGTCAGCCCCTATACTTCGCCTTGCGGCTTCGCAGAGACCTGTGTTTTTGCTAAACAGTCGCCTGGGCCTATTCACTGCGGCTCTTCGAGGCTATTCACCTCAAAAAGCACCCCTTCTCCCGAAGTTACGGGGTCATTTTGCCGAGTTCCTTAACGAGAGTTCTCTCGCTCACCTTAGGATTCTCTCCTCGCCTACCTGTGTCGGTTTGCGGTACGGGCACCTTTTATCTCGCTAGAGGCTTTTCTTGGCAGTGTGGAATCAGGAACTTCGGTACTAAATTTCCCTCGCTATCACAGCTCAGCCTTTACGGAAAGCGGATTTTCCTACTTTCCAGCCTAACTGCTTAGACGCGCATATCCAACAGCGCGCTTACCCTATCCTCCTGCGTCCCCCCATCACTCAAACGATAAAGAGGTGGTACAGGAATATCAACCTGTTGTCCATCGCCTACGCCATTCGGCCTCGGCTTAGGTCCCGACTAACCCTGAGCGGACGAGCCTTCCTCAGGAAACCTTAGGCATACGGTGGATGAGATTCTCACTCATCTTTCGCTACTCATACCGGCATTCTCACTTCTAAGCGCTCCACCAGTCCTTACGGTCTAGCTTCAACGCCCTTAGAACGCTCTCCTACCACTGACATCTACGATGTCAATCCACAGCTTCGGTGTTACGTTTAGCCCCGGTACATTTTCGGCGCAGAGTCACTCGACCAGTGAGCTATTACGCACTCTTTAAATGGTGGCTGCTTCTAAGCCAACATCCTGGTTGTCTAAGCAACTCCACATCCTTTTCCACTTAACGTAAACTTTGGGACCTTAGCTGGTGGTCTGGGCTGTTTCCCTTTTGACTACGGATCTTATCACTCGCAGTCTGACTCCCACGGATAAGTCTTTGGCATTCGGAGTTTGTCTGAATTCGGTAACCCGATGAGGGCCCCTAGTCCAAACAGTGCTCTACCTCCAAGACTCTAACAACGTGAGGCTAGCCCTAAAGCTATTTCGGAGAGAACCAGCTATCTCCAAGTTCGATTGGAATTTCTCCGCTACCCACACCTCATCCCCGCACTTTTCAACGTGCGTGGGTTCGGGCCTCCATCCAGTGTTACCTGGACTTCACCCTGGACATGGGTAGATCACCTGGTTTCGGGTCTACGACCACATACTCATTCGCCCTATTCAGACTCGCTTTCGCTGCGGCTCCGTCTCTTCAACTTAACCTTGCATGGGATCGTAACTCGCCGGTTCATTCTACAAAAGGCACGCTATCACCCATTAACGGGCTCTAACTACTTGTAGGCACACGGTTTCAGGAACTATTTCACTCCCCTTCCGGGGTGCTTTTCACCTTTCCCTCACGGTACTGGTTCACTATCGGTCACTAGGGAGTATTTAGCCTTGGGAGATGGTCCTCCCTGCTTCCGACCGGATTTCACGTGTCCGGCCGTACTCAGGATCCACTCAGGAGGGAACGAAGTTTCGACTACAGGGTTTTTACCTTCTCTGACGGGCCTTTCCAGGCCGCTTCATCTACCCCGTTCCTTTGTAACTCCATGTAGAGTGTCCTACAACCCCAAGAGGCAAGCCTCTTGGTTTGGGCTATGTCCCGTTTCGCTCGCCGCTACTCAGGGAATCGCGTTTGCTTTCTCTTCCTCCGGGTACTTAGATGTTTCAGTTCCCCGGGTATGCCTTCAATACCCTATGTATTCAGGTAAAGATACTGTTCCATTACGAACAGTGGGTTTCCCCATTCGGAAATCTCTGGATCAAAGCTTACTTACAGCTCCCCAAAGCATATCGGTGTTAGTCCCGTCCTTCATCGGCTCCTAGTGCCAAGGCATTCACCGTGCGCCCTTTCTAACTTAACCTAAAAGGTTTATTACTCTATATATAATAGAGAGAAAACTAAAATGGCGATTACTCGATGTTTCTTGACTTTCTTCTTTACGATTATCTAGTTTTCAAAGAACGAGGCTACTGATTTCAATCACAACGTGATTAAACTTCAGAGCTTTACATCATGCTGCCTTGCGACGAGCTGAGGGATTACTTCCTCGAACTACTGCGGCGCAGGAGCAATGCAAGTTATATGAACGTTTAATCCAATGTTAATGAATTAAACTAAGTGGAGCTTAGCGGGATCGAACCGCTGACCTCCTGCGTGCAAGGCAGGCGCTCTCCCAGCTGAGCTAAAGCCCCGTAGAAGGAAAGTGGGCCTAAATGGACTCGAACCATCGACCTCACGCTTATCAGGCGTGCGCTCTAACCAGCTGAGCTATAGGCCCCCACTACGAAAATATGAATGAGAATTTGCACTCTCAAAACTAAACAAACAGAAAACAATCAAACAAACATGTTTTGTCTGGCTCATAGGTCCAGCTTATATCCTTAGAAAGGAGGTGATCCAGCCGCACCTTCCGATACGGCTACCTTGTTACGACTTCACCCCAATCATCTGTCCCACCTTAGGCGGCTGGCTCCTTACGGTTACCCCACCGACTTCGGGTGTTACAAACTCTCGTGGTGTGACGGGCGGTGTGTACAAGGCCCGGGAACGTATTCACCGCGGCATGCTGATCCGCGATTACTAGCGATTCCGGCTTCATGTAGGCGAGTTGCAGCCTACAATCCGAACTGAGAATGGTTTTATGGGATTGGCTAAACCTCGCGGTCTTGCAGCCCTTTGTACCATCCATTGTAGCACGTGTGTAGCCCAGGTCATAAGGGGCATGATGATTTGACGTCATCCCCACCTTCCTCCGGTTTGTCACCGGCAGTCACCTTAGAGTGCCCAACTGAATGCTGGCAACTAAGATCAAGGGTTGCGCTCGTTGCGGGACTTAACCCAACATCTCACGACACGAGCTGACGACAACCATGCACCACCTGTCACTCTGTCCCCCGAAGGGGAAAGTCCTATCTCTAGGAGTGTCAGAGGATGTCAAGACCTGGTAAGGTTCTTCGCGTTGCTTCGAATTAAACCACATGCTCCACCGCTTGTGCGGGCCCCCGTCAATTCCTTTGAGTTTCAGCCTTGCGGCCGTACTCCCCAGGCGGAGTGCTTAATGCGTTAGCTGCAGCACTAAGGGGCGGAAACCCCCTAACACTTAGCACTCATCGTTTACGGCGTGGACTACCAGGGTATCTAATCCTGTTTGCTCCCCACGCTTTCGCGCCTCAGCGTCAGTTACAGACCAGAAAGCCGCCTTCGCCACTGGTGTTCCTCCACATCTCTACGCATTTCACCGCTACACGTGGAATTCCGCTTTCCTCTTCTGCACTCAAGTCCCCCAGTTTCCAATGACCCTCCACGGTTGAGCCGTGGGCTTTCACATCAGACTTAAAGGACCGCCTGCGCGCGCTTTACGCCCAATAATTCCGGACAACGCTTGCCACCTACGTATTACCGCGGCTGCTGGCACGTAGTTAGCCGTGGCTTTCTGGTTAGGTACCGTCAAGGTACCGGCAGTTACTCCGGTACTTGTTCTTCCCTAACAACAGAGCTTTACGACCCGAAGGCCTTCATCGCTCACGCGGCGTTGCTCCATCAGACTTTCGTCCATTGTGGAAGATTCCCTACTGCTGCCTCCCGTAGGAGTCTGGGCCGTGTCTCAGTCCCAGTGTGGCCGATCACCCTCTCAGGTCGGCTACGCATCGTCGCCTTGGTGAGCCGTTACCTCACCAACTAGCTAATGCGCCGCGGGCCCATCTGTAAGTGTCAGCCGAAACCGACTTTCAGCTTTTCCTCATGTGAGGAAAAGGATTATCCGGTATTAGCTCCGGTTTCCCGAAGTTATCCCAGTCTTACAGGCAGGTTGCCCACGTGTTACTCACCCGTCCGCCGCTAACCACCGAAGTGGTTCGCTCGACTTGCATGTATTAGGCACGCCGCCAGCGTTCGTCCTGAGCCAGGATCAAACTCTCCAAGAAAGTTGATTAGCTCATTTTGTTACGTTGGCTAACTTCAATTAAGAAGTTAAATATTATTGTTTGTTGACGTTTTTGTTTGTTTAGTTTTCAAAGAACAAAACCTCACGCCGTCTTAAGACGACTTTTTAATCTTACCAAGTTACTAATAAAAAGTCAATAACTTTTTATTTAATGTTTTGCCGTCTCTGTGACGACTTTTACTATATTACAGCATTCAACCCATATGGTCAATAGTTATTTTAAAAAAATAATAGCCGCTGTGGTCAGCGGCCTGTACAGCTATAATATCCATTGTTGTATGGCTACTAGGGCAAATACGCCTGGGATTCCTAGAAAACCAGAAACTGCAGATGTAGCGACATTGATGGGGACATGGATCCCGTATCCGTTACCCGCTGTGTTTAAGAAAAATAAAAAAAGCGCACCAATGAGAAATTTAACCGCTGCTTGTCCAATAAATCTTGCTGGTTTAAAGGGCGCCCCTGAGAATAAGAGTAAAAGAATCAGACCACCTAGTACAGATATTACGACAATCGGCTCCAAATAATGTTCCCCTCCTTCTTCAGTTATTTTCAATACAACTTATGTACAAGTTAGGGAGAATAGACCGTAAAAATAAAAAAAGCCTTCGCACATACTTTGTGTTCAGGCAGCTTTAATCATTTTATTTAAGTAAGGTTAAATTTCGTTGTTTCGCTTCTCTTAATAAGAAGATATATTTTGCTTCTGCAATTTTTGTTTGGCAAATGACCTCTTCGGAAGGGTCGAAACTTTTTTCCAAAAGCTGTTTTTCTTGATGCCAATGCCCTTTCAATCGACTTAGCTGTATCAAGAGCTTCTCATCATACTCTTTGCGAAGCCGCCCTTTACGTCGAAAAAACATAGTTTTCTTCCTCCGCGTTTCTTATAATTCCCGTCGTCCCTCTATCGCTTTGGATAAAGTTACTTCATCTGCATATTCCAGATCTCCACCAACAGGCAGCCCGTGGGCTATTCTTGTTGTTTTGATCCCTGATGGCTTTAACAAACGGGAGATATACATAGCCGTTGCTTCCCCTTCAATGTTCGGGTTGGTGGCTAAGATGACTTCTTGAACGGTTTCATCTTGAAGACGTTTTAATAAGTCTGGGATATTAATATCCTCAGGTCCAATTCCATCCATTGGAGAAATGGCTCCATGTAATACATGATATAAGCCGTTAAACTCCTTCATTTTTTCCATAGCTATTACGTCTTTAGGATCTTGGACCACACAAATAACACTTCTATCTCTGCGCTGATCCTCACAGATATAACATGGGTCTTGATCCGTGATGTGTCCACATACGGAACAATAGGTTAAATTACGTTTAGCATTTACTAGTGCTTTTGCAAAATCGAGGACGGTGTCTTCTTTCATGCTTAACACATAAAAGGCCAGGCGCGCAGCCGTTTTCGGGCCGATTCCCGGCAGTTTCATAAAGCTGTCTATGAGCTTAGAAATCGGTTCAGGATAATGCATGTTCGATTTTCCCCTTTAATAAAAGAGGCTGCACTTAAGAGTCAGCCTCTTTTTATTTAATCTAGCTTAGAATGGAAGATTCATTCCCTTTGTGAATTGGCCCATTGTATTGTTTGATAATTCTTCCGCTTTTTTAAGTGCATCATTTACTGCCGCTAACACAAGATCTTGTAACATTTCTACATCGTCTGGATCTACTGCTTCAGGTTTGATTTGAACATCTACTACTTCTTTGTGACCGGTTACGATTACTTTTACCATACCGCCGCCAGCTGTTCCTTCAATTTGTTTTTGACCTAATTCTTCTTGAGCTTCCGCCATTTTCTTTTGCATTTTTTGCATTTGTTTCATCATATTTTGCATATTTCCCATACCGCCACGCATCATTCTATTACCTCCAAAAGTTTAATTAGTATTAGTCTATGATTTCTACGAATTCAGCGCCAAAAAGTTTCTTCGCCTCAGAAATATGAGGTTCTTCTTCCTTACTTTTAGTTTCGCTGTCTTCTCCTTCATCGCCATGCTGGCTATTCAAGAAACTTTCACGGATCGGCCCCCACTGCTCTTCAGGAACTCCTAAGAATATAAACCTTTTTCCGGTTAATTTCTGAAGGGTAGCAGCTACCGCCTCTTGGAAGTCCCTTCGATCCATTGCCATCTGACAAATCATCTCATGCTTAAATTTTATAATTATGGCATCTGCCGAAGCAGCAACTGGCTCGGCGTCATTTAACAAGGCTGCATGCGATTTGATTAAGTTTGATCGCATTTCACCCCAATTACCTTTAATCTGATTTAAATCATTTTTAGTAGCAATCTTTAACACTTCATTGATTCTTCCAACTGCAGGCTGGAATCCTTTTCTCGATGCCCTCTGTGCCACCTTTTGCTGTTGAGGTGGAGCATCTTGCTGTGACACTGCGATCCCGCTTGACTTCAATTGCTGTAACTCATTTTCGAGTTGTTCAATTCGTGACAACAAATGATCGACATTTGCCGGCTGTGTAGCTTCTCTTTCTATACCTTCCATTTGACATAGCTTCACAATGGCTACTTCAAGAAAGATTCTCGGATGGTTTGTCCAGCGCATTTCTTGTTGTGTTTTATTCAAGAAATCAATGTACTCGTAAATTTGCCCGGTAGGAACAACCTCTGCCATCTGGCGAAATTCATCATCTAGCATCACTCGTTCAAGTGACTCTTCCAGGTTAGGTGCAGTTTTATAAAGCAGCATGTCTCGATAGAAAAGAATGAAATCTTCAATGAACCGTGTTGGATCCTTCCCATGGAATAAGAGCTCTTCTAATGCCTCTAAACCGCTTGCTACATCCTTGTCTAGGAAAGACTTACTTAATTTATTCAGAAATCCTTGAGATACTGAACCGGTTACGGTTAAAGCATCTTCCACTGTTACCCGATCCTGACTATAGGATATCGCTTGGTCTAACAGGCTTAAGGCATCACGCATTCCACCCTCGGCAGCGCGGGCAATCATTTTTAGTGCATCCTCATCGCAATTTATTCCTGTTTCGTCCACAATCAATTTCATTCGCTTTACAATCGAATGGGCTGTAATGCGTCTAAAATCAAATCGCTGACACCTAGAGATAATCGTTAATGGGATTTTATGAGGTTCTGTTGTAGCTAAGATAAAAATTACATGCTTGGGTGGTTCTTCTAGTGTTTTCAATAAGGCATTAAAAGCACTAATCGAAAGCATATGTACCTCATCAATGATGTAAACCTTATAGTTCACTGCAGTCGGTGCAAATTTGACCTTTTCCAATACATCTCTCATTTCTTCTACACGAGAGTTGGATGCAGCATCAAATTCTAACACATCTGGAATGGTTCCATTGGTAATTCCACGGCACGCCGCACATTCATTGCATGGTTCAGCTACAGGCGCACGTTCACAATTGATAGCTTTTGCTAAGATTTTAGCAGCACTCGTTTTCCCTGTTCCTCTTGGGCCAGAAAAAAGATAGGCATGAGAAATCTTTTGTTGAAGTAGGGCGTTTTGCAATGTCTGCGTCACATGTTCTTGTCCTACTACATCAATAAATGCCTGCGGACGCCAAACACGATATAAAGCTTGATAAGCCAACTGACACCGCCCCCTTCGAAATAATTCATCCTAACCATTATAACGTATCCATTTTCATTTTTTCAAAGTGTATTCATAAGAGTTCACAAAAAAACTCATCTCCATTCTGAGATGAGTTAATTTATAAATAATATGTAACTGCCGTGCACCTTCCTTCGACTGACGCCCATAAGCGTTACTTAAGCAGTTAGCTCGGCCCAGGCTGCCCTGCGGCACATGAGAGAGTCCACTTAATGCTGCTTCCTTCCGGACCTGACATGGTTCATGGATTCCCATTGCGCAGGACCCAGGCGTCAACACCACTTACTTAAGGCAGACCCTACAGACAATCAGCCTCAGGAAGGGATTCAGTCCCGCTAGAGCGGATTGCGGGTACAGGGCACCGCTACCTCCCCACCTAGCACGGCAAAGTTGATAACTAAGTTTTGTGCGTCGTATCTGACGCCTTTCTAATATACAATCAATCCAGAGAAAAATCAATAAATATCCTCTGTAAGTTATTGTAAATATTTATTCAAGCTCTTTCTTTCGTTGTTTCTCAAGTTTTTTTCTTTCTCTAATTCCCCGAAAAAAGTCCGAAAGCAGCTGGCCGCATTCCGCTTCTAATACACCTCGGCTTATCTCACTTTGATGATTAAAGCGTGCATCCTGTAAAAGATTCATGAGTGTGCCTGCACACCCTCCCTTTGGATCACTCGCACCATAAACCACTCTTTTCACTCTTGATAAAATAATTGCTCCCGAGCACATTGGACATGGTTCAAGAGTCACATACAAGGTGGCATCCTCTAATCGCCAGGAGCCTATTTCCCGACATGCCTGCTCAATCGCGAGAAGTTCTGCATGTGCTACAGCGCTCTGTTCCCTTTCCCGTAAATTATGTGCCCGGGAAATAATCTTGTCTCCTACGACAATAACCGCCCCGATTGGCACCTCATTTAGTTCTTCCGCCTTTTGTGCTTCCTTTATCGCTTCTTTCATATAATGCTCATCTAGATTTCCATCAACCGTCATAGCAAACTCCTTCTTATGGATAAGTATTCTATTCTTACTCCAAAATAAAGGAAGGAGGAGAGAAGCAAATGGAGAATAATTATCCCGCACTGATTATTATTGATATGATAAACAATTTTGATTTTTCACATGGTCCCATTTTAGCCAAAAAAGCCCTGCAAATTGCTAAGCCCATCAAAGAATTAAAAAAACAATTTAATGAACATAATCTACCTGTCATCTTTATGAATGATCATTACAATTTGTGGCAGGCTGATTTTACTAAAATCATCGACCACTGCAGGAATGAATACAGCCAACCGATTTTTGACTGTCTGCTTCCTGAGGAACAAGATTATTTTTTAATAAAGCCAAAGCACTCCGCCTTTTACGAAACTTCCTTATCCATCTTGTTAGCACAGTTAAAGGTAAATTCCCTTATCCTAACAGGCATTGCCGGCAATATTTGCGTGTTATTTACTGCAAACGATGCCTATATGCGCGAGTATCAAATTTATGCCCCTTGTAATTGTATTACATCTGTCGATACACAGGATAATCACTTTGCTCTAACTATGATGAAGAATGTATTAAAGGCAAAGACCGAGCCTAGTCATCATGAAATTTATCAACATTATATCATTTATCCTTCCCTTCCCTCATAAAATAGTTGCAACGCATGTTTGATGGGAGGGATTAGGATGCAAATCCATGTAATAAGAAGGAACGAATCGTTAACCTCAATTGCTAGAGCATATCAAACCACTGTGAACGATATTGTGGAGGCAAATGAATTACCCAATCCTAATGATCTAGTGATTGGGCAATCTATCGTCATCCCAATTATCGGCCGCTTTTATTTCGTTCAGCCGGGTGATTCTTTATTCTCTATCGCCAGAAAAGTAGGAATCCCCTATCAAGAGCTTGCCTCTATTAATCGAATTAATGTGAATCAACCGCTTAATGTTGGCTTCCGCCTTTATATACCCCAAGGGAAAAAAAGAAACGCTGAGTTTAATGCCTATGTAGAGCCAAGAGGTACAACCGTTGCACCGGTATTAGAGAACAGTGCCCGTGAAGCAGCTCCTTACTTAACCTATCTAGCCCCTTTTAGTTTTCAAGCACGCCGGGACGGGACCTTAAAGGAACCTTTACTGAATAATTTCCCTGCCATCGCAAAAGCCAATCGGAACGTCCTAATGATGGTGATTAACAATCAAGAAAACGATCAATTTAGTGATGAACTCGGACGTATTCTTTTAAACGACATGGCTATTCAAGATAAATTTTTAAACAATATCGTTGCAACCGCTAAAAAATATGGATTTCGCGATATACACTTCGACTTTGAATTTTTGCGTCCAGCTGACCGGGAGGCTTACAATAATTTTTTACGAAAAGCAAAGCAACGTTTTAAGAGCGAAGGCTGGCTGATGTCTACAGCCCTTGCTCCGAAAACTAGTGCTACACAAAAAGGGAAATGGTATGAAGGACATGATTATAAGGCACACGGAGAGATATCT
The window above is part of the Bacillus sp. SORGH_AS_0510 genome. Proteins encoded here:
- a CDS encoding aminotransferase class I/II-fold pyridoxal phosphate-dependent enzyme → MNTQINTPLFDALVKHSQLNPISFHVPGHKNGFINESDASLFYEQLLKLDVTELSGLDDLHSPEGVILEAEQLLTELFQTKESFFLINGSTVGNLAMIMAACSEDDIVFVQRNCHKSVLNALKLARVRPVFLEPEYNEEWKVAAGVRVDTVKEAINLYPHVKAIILTYPNYYGMVYDLEGIIKEAHLHEIPVLVDEAHGAHFIIGAYFPASAVQLGADMVVQSAHKTLPAMTMGSYLHVNSHLVDIIKVKDYLQIFQSSSPSYPIMASLDLARKYLATYSKQDIDALQTSINHFKAELENIPAIKVLAFPNFQGDLLKLTIQTRCGLSGFELQKRLEAEAIYTELADPYNVLLVLPILKENQTYPWGDVVKKMKKVVEDLPYQEHESKHLITNNRISELAIPYRELANLVEVAMPLEQAVGKVCSETIIPYPPGIPLLLKGEEIKQEAVIQLQGLLEKGARFQGGSMLTEGRVKVYIK
- a CDS encoding sigma factor G inhibitor Gin; protein product: MEVEDVSSFLAHSHYEETCVICENLKPKGIHLYTSFICTDCESDLIQTDTNDPKYKYFLKQLRKITTPEIFS
- a CDS encoding pro-sigmaK processing inhibitor BofA family protein, which gives rise to MEPIVVISVLGGLILLLLFSGAPFKPARFIGQAAVKFLIGALFLFFLNTAGNGYGIHVPINVATSAVSGFLGIPGVFALVAIQQWIL
- a CDS encoding YaaL family protein gives rise to the protein MFFRRKGRLRKEYDEKLLIQLSRLKGHWHQEKQLLEKSFDPSEEVICQTKIAEAKYIFLLREAKQRNLTLLK
- the recR gene encoding recombination mediator RecR encodes the protein MHYPEPISKLIDSFMKLPGIGPKTAARLAFYVLSMKEDTVLDFAKALVNAKRNLTYCSVCGHITDQDPCYICEDQRRDRSVICVVQDPKDVIAMEKMKEFNGLYHVLHGAISPMDGIGPEDINIPDLLKRLQDETVQEVILATNPNIEGEATAMYISRLLKPSGIKTTRIAHGLPVGGDLEYADEVTLSKAIEGRREL
- a CDS encoding YbaB/EbfC family nucleoid-associated protein, translating into MMRGGMGNMQNMMKQMQKMQKKMAEAQEELGQKQIEGTAGGGMVKVIVTGHKEVVDVQIKPEAVDPDDVEMLQDLVLAAVNDALKKAEELSNNTMGQFTKGMNLPF
- the dnaX gene encoding DNA polymerase III subunit gamma/tau translates to MAYQALYRVWRPQAFIDVVGQEHVTQTLQNALLQQKISHAYLFSGPRGTGKTSAAKILAKAINCERAPVAEPCNECAACRGITNGTIPDVLEFDAASNSRVEEMRDVLEKVKFAPTAVNYKVYIIDEVHMLSISAFNALLKTLEEPPKHVIFILATTEPHKIPLTIISRCQRFDFRRITAHSIVKRMKLIVDETGINCDEDALKMIARAAEGGMRDALSLLDQAISYSQDRVTVEDALTVTGSVSQGFLNKLSKSFLDKDVASGLEALEELLFHGKDPTRFIEDFILFYRDMLLYKTAPNLEESLERVMLDDEFRQMAEVVPTGQIYEYIDFLNKTQQEMRWTNHPRIFLEVAIVKLCQMEGIEREATQPANVDHLLSRIEQLENELQQLKSSGIAVSQQDAPPQQQKVAQRASRKGFQPAVGRINEVLKIATKNDLNQIKGNWGEMRSNLIKSHAALLNDAEPVAASADAIIIKFKHEMICQMAMDRRDFQEAVAATLQKLTGKRFIFLGVPEEQWGPIRESFLNSQHGDEGEDSETKSKEEEPHISEAKKLFGAEFVEIID
- the tadA gene encoding tRNA adenosine(34) deaminase TadA, giving the protein MTVDGNLDEHYMKEAIKEAQKAEELNEVPIGAVIVVGDKIISRAHNLREREQSAVAHAELLAIEQACREIGSWRLEDATLYVTLEPCPMCSGAIILSRVKRVVYGASDPKGGCAGTLMNLLQDARFNHQSEISRGVLEAECGQLLSDFFRGIRERKKLEKQRKKELE
- a CDS encoding cysteine hydrolase family protein; translation: MENNYPALIIIDMINNFDFSHGPILAKKALQIAKPIKELKKQFNEHNLPVIFMNDHYNLWQADFTKIIDHCRNEYSQPIFDCLLPEEQDYFLIKPKHSAFYETSLSILLAQLKVNSLILTGIAGNICVLFTANDAYMREYQIYAPCNCITSVDTQDNHFALTMMKNVLKAKTEPSHHEIYQHYIIYPSLPS